In Terriglobales bacterium, the following are encoded in one genomic region:
- a CDS encoding trimethylamine methyltransferase family protein produces the protein MQPRLQLLEPALVKRVLEEAYQLLECPGVRVQTEAALELLASHGARVEGKVVHIPQELAHRATSSAPQEF, from the coding sequence ATGCAACCACGACTGCAACTGCTCGAACCCGCACTGGTAAAACGCGTCCTGGAAGAGGCCTATCAACTTCTGGAGTGCCCCGGTGTGCGTGTGCAGACCGAGGCAGCCCTCGAACTGCTGGCCTCTCATGGAGCCCGCGTGGAGGGCAAGGTCGTCCACATCCCTCAAGAACTAGCGCACCGGGCAACCTCTTCCGCGCCGCAAGAATTCT
- a CDS encoding corrinoid protein translates to MSRPEVPCEPMPAEILESLKQSVLDGAPERAAALARRALELGLEPLDAIQRGFVPGMDQIGEQFGRREVFLPDLVAAGEAMKAAMKVLEPEMRRRGVERQTLGRVVLGTVRGDIHEIGKNLVGILLAANGFEVFDLGVNVDPEQFVAKALQVEADVVGASALLTTTMVGQRHLVEHLERAGLRPRVKVIVGGAPVTRQWAEGIGSDGYGQDAVSSVTLVKALLNTSVT, encoded by the coding sequence ATGAGCCGACCCGAAGTCCCTTGTGAGCCGATGCCGGCAGAGATTCTGGAATCGCTGAAACAGAGTGTCCTTGACGGCGCCCCGGAACGCGCGGCCGCCCTGGCGCGCCGGGCGTTGGAGCTCGGACTAGAACCGCTGGACGCGATTCAGCGAGGCTTCGTGCCAGGCATGGACCAGATCGGCGAGCAGTTCGGACGCCGCGAGGTCTTTCTGCCGGACCTGGTGGCGGCGGGCGAGGCCATGAAGGCTGCCATGAAGGTGTTGGAGCCGGAAATGAGGCGGCGCGGAGTCGAGCGGCAAACGCTGGGCCGGGTGGTGCTCGGTACGGTACGCGGCGACATCCACGAGATCGGCAAGAACCTGGTAGGCATTTTGCTCGCGGCCAATGGATTCGAGGTCTTCGATCTGGGAGTTAATGTGGATCCTGAACAATTCGTCGCAAAAGCTTTGCAGGTCGAGGCGGACGTCGTGGGAGCGTCGGCGCTGCTCACCACCACGATGGTGGGCCAGAGGCATCTTGTCGAACATCTAGAGCGCGCAGGATTGCGGCCGCGGGTGAAAGTGATCGTCGGAGGAGCGCCAGTCACCCGACAGTGGGCGGAAGGAATCGGTTCTGACGGGTACGGCCAGGATGCGGTCAGCTCCGTTACTCTCGTGAAAGCACTCCTCAATACCTCTGTGACCTAG